A genomic window from Vigna radiata var. radiata cultivar VC1973A chromosome 2, Vradiata_ver6, whole genome shotgun sequence includes:
- the LOC106756470 gene encoding proteasome subunit alpha type-6: MSRGSGGGYDRHITIFSPEGRLFQVEYAFKAVKAAGITSIGVRGKDSICVVTQKKVPDKLLDQTSVTHLFPITKYLGLLATGMTADARTLVQQARNEAAEFRFTYGYEMPVDVLARWIADKSQVYTQHAYMRPLGVVAMVLGIDDEYGPQLYKCDPAGHYFGHKATSAGLKDQEAINFLEKKMKNDPSFTYEETVQTAISALQSVLQEDFKATEIEVGVVRKDNPEFRVLTTEEIDEHLTAISERD, translated from the exons ATGAGTCGAGGAAGTGGAGGCGGATACGATCGTCACATCACTATTTTCTCTCCCGAGGGACGTCTCTTTCAAGTTG AGTATGCTTTCAAGGCTGTTAAGGCTGCTGGAATCACCTCAATCGGTGTCCGAGGAAAGGATTCCATTTGTGTTGTTACTCAGAAGAAGGTTCCG GATAAGCTTTTGGACCAGACAAGTGTTACACACCTCTTTCCCATCACAAAGTACCTTGGTTTGTTGGCGACTGGCATGACAG CTGATGCTAGGACACTGGTCCAACAAGCGAGAAATGAAGCAGCTGAGTTTCGCTTTACATATGGATATGAGATGCCTGTAGATGTGTTGGCTAGATG GATTGCAGACAAATCACAAGTCTATACCCAACATGCATATATGAGACCACTTGGAGTAG TTGCTATGGTTTTGGGTATAGATGACGAATATGGACCACAGCTTTACAAATGTGATCCTGCTGGTCATTACTTTGGTCACAAG GCCACAAGTGCTGGATTGAAGGACCAAGAGGCAATTAATTTCTtggaaaagaagatgaagaatgaCCCTTCATTTACTTATGAGGAGACGGTGCAG ACTGCCATTTCTGCTCTCCAATCAGTTCTTCAGGAGGATTTTAAGGCCACTGAGATTGAG GTTGGAGTGGTGCGAAAGGATAATCCAGAATTCAGAGTTCTAACCACTGAGGAAATTGATGAGCACTTGACTGCAATAAGTGAGCGTGACTGA